One Dermacentor andersoni chromosome 6, qqDerAnde1_hic_scaffold, whole genome shotgun sequence genomic window carries:
- the LOC126522747 gene encoding uncharacterized protein isoform X1, with protein MLFLVMSSGNRCAAVWCRRRSEPESGISFFRFPTNRKYANDWIEYANSPRLKDVTDEQLVKFRLCGRHFTPDMVLKPGPTSCGFRRRLKRCAVPTVPVYEPELRPFVPPKFYKGPVAQDGPHLSSASVPPHTISLPSLPPLKSSFPAASLSLASPPSPASPPSPAAPPSPAELPSLAESPSPAEPPSSAASLSPAITSSPFTPLTPKTVDFSDSSEVLSQRPLTGPEEVHEHEDKHFVDTTAPYDHYDHAYCKTVLYLEELVSASIAHSAICKQPGQCILQHGKTDPNGKPIKSQGTAQQHQVQAPRKRGRPPLLQKDQQCIYLTRHPSTGQVTAPLLRCQSQQSSDICNDSASKVPKELLPIDKKRRRRHYWVARSHLLRATSRYQRPARPVMTREKIASEAAKYVSKEFLDVLRVELRLPSLKRVKKKQASCSGNPSTAEGQGECKQQPTGAAMQSKELQLLDHNSMTACEVGTLVILDSRSLAEPYVFTSTTDAPEPFTVRRK; from the exons ATGTTATTTCTAGTAATGTCTTCGGGGAATAGATGCGCGGCGGTCTGGTGCCGAAGACGTTCGGAACCTGAAAGCGGCATTTCCTTCTTCAGGTTCCCTACAAACCGCAAGTA CGCCAATGACTGGATCGAATACGCAAACTCCCCGAGGCTCAAAGATGTTACAGACGAGCAACTGGTCAAGTTCAGGTTGTGTGGCCGTCATTTTACACCTGACATGGTCCTGAAACCAGGGCCGACATCGTGCGGCTTCAGGAGGAGGCTTAAAAGATGTGCAGTACCTACCGTTCCTGTGTACGAGCCGGAACTGAGACCATTTGTTCCACCAA AGTTCTATAAAGGACCAGTGGCACAAGATG GTCCACACTTGTCTTCAGCAAGTGTTCCACCCCACACAATCTCTTTACCTTCCTTACCTCCTCTCAAGTCGTCGTTCCCTGCTGCATCGCTATCCCTTGCCTCCCCTCCGTCCCCTGCTTCACCCCCGTCCCCTGCTGCACCTCCGTCCCCTGCTGAACTCCCATCGTTGGCTGAATCCCCATCCCCTGCTGAACCTCCATCCTCTGCTGCATCTTTGTCCCCTGCCATCACCTCTAGTCCATTCACACCTTTGACACCGAAGACTGTAGATTTCAGCGACTCTTCCGAGGTGCTCTCGCAGCGGCCATTGACAGGTCCAGAGGAAGTCCATG AACACGAAGACAAGCACTTCGTTGACACAACAGCGCCTTATGACCATTACGACCATGCATACTGCAAAA CTGTCCTGTATTTGGAGGAACTAGTGTCTGCTTCAATTGCACACTCAGCCATTTGCAAACAGCCCGGACAGTGTATACTACAGCATGGCAAGACGGATCCTAACG GCAAACCAATCAAAAGTCAGGGGACCGCACAGCAGCATCAGGTTCAAGCGCCCAGAAAGCGTGGTCGCCCCCCTTTGCTTCAAAAAGACCAGCAGTGCATATATTTGACCAGGCATCCCAGTACTGGGCAAGTGACTGCTCCCCTACTCCGTTGCCAATCCCAGCAGTCATCGGACATTTGTAACGACTCTGCAAGTAAGGTGCCCAAGGAGCTACTGCCAATTGATAAAAAAAGGAGGAGGCGCCATTATTGGGTAGCGAGGTCTCATCTTCTACGTGCCACCTCAAGGTATCAGAGGCCAGCAAGACCTGTCATGACCCGTGAAAAAATTGCGTCAGAAGCCGCCAAGTATGTCAGCAAAGAATTTCTGGATGTCTTGCGTGTCGAGCTTCGTCTTCCATCCTTGAAAAG GGTCAAGAAGAAGCAAGCAAGTTGTTCTGGCAATCCATCCACGGCTGAGGGACAAGGTGAATGCAAGCAG CAACCAACAGGGGCAGCCATGCAGTCAAAGGAGTTGCAACTGCTAGACCACAACAGTATGACAGCATGTGAG GTTGGAACGTTGGTTATACTTGATTCCAGGTCTCTGGCGGAGCCTTAtgtttttaccagcacaacagatG CACCAGAGCCATTTACTGTGAGAAGGAAATAA
- the LOC126522747 gene encoding uncharacterized protein isoform X4, whose product MVLKPGPTSCGFRRRLKRCAVPTVPVYEPELRPFVPPKFYKGPVAQDGPHLSSASVPPHTISLPSLPPLKSSFPAASLSLASPPSPASPPSPAAPPSPAELPSLAESPSPAEPPSSAASLSPAITSSPFTPLTPKTVDFSDSSEVLSQRPLTGPEEVHEHEDKHFVDTTAPYDHYDHAYCKTVLYLEELVSASIAHSAICKQPGQCILQHGKTDPNGKPIKSQGTAQQHQVQAPRKRGRPPLLQKDQQCIYLTRHPSTGQVTAPLLRCQSQQSSDICNDSASKVPKELLPIDKKRRRRHYWVARSHLLRATSRYQRPARPVMTREKIASEAAKYVSKEFLDVLRVELRLPSLKRVKKKQASCSGNPSTAEGQGECKQQPTGAAMQSKELQLLDHNSMTACEVGTLVILDSRSLAEPYVFTSTTDAPEPFTVRRK is encoded by the exons ATGGTCCTGAAACCAGGGCCGACATCGTGCGGCTTCAGGAGGAGGCTTAAAAGATGTGCAGTACCTACCGTTCCTGTGTACGAGCCGGAACTGAGACCATTTGTTCCACCAA AGTTCTATAAAGGACCAGTGGCACAAGATG GTCCACACTTGTCTTCAGCAAGTGTTCCACCCCACACAATCTCTTTACCTTCCTTACCTCCTCTCAAGTCGTCGTTCCCTGCTGCATCGCTATCCCTTGCCTCCCCTCCGTCCCCTGCTTCACCCCCGTCCCCTGCTGCACCTCCGTCCCCTGCTGAACTCCCATCGTTGGCTGAATCCCCATCCCCTGCTGAACCTCCATCCTCTGCTGCATCTTTGTCCCCTGCCATCACCTCTAGTCCATTCACACCTTTGACACCGAAGACTGTAGATTTCAGCGACTCTTCCGAGGTGCTCTCGCAGCGGCCATTGACAGGTCCAGAGGAAGTCCATG AACACGAAGACAAGCACTTCGTTGACACAACAGCGCCTTATGACCATTACGACCATGCATACTGCAAAA CTGTCCTGTATTTGGAGGAACTAGTGTCTGCTTCAATTGCACACTCAGCCATTTGCAAACAGCCCGGACAGTGTATACTACAGCATGGCAAGACGGATCCTAACG GCAAACCAATCAAAAGTCAGGGGACCGCACAGCAGCATCAGGTTCAAGCGCCCAGAAAGCGTGGTCGCCCCCCTTTGCTTCAAAAAGACCAGCAGTGCATATATTTGACCAGGCATCCCAGTACTGGGCAAGTGACTGCTCCCCTACTCCGTTGCCAATCCCAGCAGTCATCGGACATTTGTAACGACTCTGCAAGTAAGGTGCCCAAGGAGCTACTGCCAATTGATAAAAAAAGGAGGAGGCGCCATTATTGGGTAGCGAGGTCTCATCTTCTACGTGCCACCTCAAGGTATCAGAGGCCAGCAAGACCTGTCATGACCCGTGAAAAAATTGCGTCAGAAGCCGCCAAGTATGTCAGCAAAGAATTTCTGGATGTCTTGCGTGTCGAGCTTCGTCTTCCATCCTTGAAAAG GGTCAAGAAGAAGCAAGCAAGTTGTTCTGGCAATCCATCCACGGCTGAGGGACAAGGTGAATGCAAGCAG CAACCAACAGGGGCAGCCATGCAGTCAAAGGAGTTGCAACTGCTAGACCACAACAGTATGACAGCATGTGAG GTTGGAACGTTGGTTATACTTGATTCCAGGTCTCTGGCGGAGCCTTAtgtttttaccagcacaacagatG CACCAGAGCCATTTACTGTGAGAAGGAAATAA
- the LOC126522747 gene encoding uncharacterized protein isoform X2, translated as MLFLVMSSGNRCAAVWCRRRSEPESGISFFRFPTNRKYANDWIEYANSPRLKDVTDEQLVKFRLCGRHFTPDMVLKPGPTSCGFRRRLKRCAVPTVPVYEPELRPFVPPKFYKGPVAQDGPHLSSASVPPHTISLPSLPPLKSSFPAASLSLASPPSPASPPSPAAPPSPAELPSLAESPSPAEPPSSAASLSPAITSSPFTPLTPKTVDFSDSSEVLSQRPLTGPEEVHEHEDKHFVDTTAPYDHYDHAYCKTVLYLEELVSASIAHSAICKQPGQCILQHGKTDPNGKPIKSQGTAQQHQVQAPRKRGRPPLLQKDQQCIYLTRHPSTGQVTAPLLRCQSQQSSDICNDSASKVPKELLPIDKKRRRRHYWVARSHLLRATSRYQRPARPVMTREKIASEAAKYVSKEFLDVLRVELRLPSLKRVKKKQASCSGNPSTAEGQGECKQQPTGAAMQSKELQLLDHNSMTACEHQSHLL; from the exons ATGTTATTTCTAGTAATGTCTTCGGGGAATAGATGCGCGGCGGTCTGGTGCCGAAGACGTTCGGAACCTGAAAGCGGCATTTCCTTCTTCAGGTTCCCTACAAACCGCAAGTA CGCCAATGACTGGATCGAATACGCAAACTCCCCGAGGCTCAAAGATGTTACAGACGAGCAACTGGTCAAGTTCAGGTTGTGTGGCCGTCATTTTACACCTGACATGGTCCTGAAACCAGGGCCGACATCGTGCGGCTTCAGGAGGAGGCTTAAAAGATGTGCAGTACCTACCGTTCCTGTGTACGAGCCGGAACTGAGACCATTTGTTCCACCAA AGTTCTATAAAGGACCAGTGGCACAAGATG GTCCACACTTGTCTTCAGCAAGTGTTCCACCCCACACAATCTCTTTACCTTCCTTACCTCCTCTCAAGTCGTCGTTCCCTGCTGCATCGCTATCCCTTGCCTCCCCTCCGTCCCCTGCTTCACCCCCGTCCCCTGCTGCACCTCCGTCCCCTGCTGAACTCCCATCGTTGGCTGAATCCCCATCCCCTGCTGAACCTCCATCCTCTGCTGCATCTTTGTCCCCTGCCATCACCTCTAGTCCATTCACACCTTTGACACCGAAGACTGTAGATTTCAGCGACTCTTCCGAGGTGCTCTCGCAGCGGCCATTGACAGGTCCAGAGGAAGTCCATG AACACGAAGACAAGCACTTCGTTGACACAACAGCGCCTTATGACCATTACGACCATGCATACTGCAAAA CTGTCCTGTATTTGGAGGAACTAGTGTCTGCTTCAATTGCACACTCAGCCATTTGCAAACAGCCCGGACAGTGTATACTACAGCATGGCAAGACGGATCCTAACG GCAAACCAATCAAAAGTCAGGGGACCGCACAGCAGCATCAGGTTCAAGCGCCCAGAAAGCGTGGTCGCCCCCCTTTGCTTCAAAAAGACCAGCAGTGCATATATTTGACCAGGCATCCCAGTACTGGGCAAGTGACTGCTCCCCTACTCCGTTGCCAATCCCAGCAGTCATCGGACATTTGTAACGACTCTGCAAGTAAGGTGCCCAAGGAGCTACTGCCAATTGATAAAAAAAGGAGGAGGCGCCATTATTGGGTAGCGAGGTCTCATCTTCTACGTGCCACCTCAAGGTATCAGAGGCCAGCAAGACCTGTCATGACCCGTGAAAAAATTGCGTCAGAAGCCGCCAAGTATGTCAGCAAAGAATTTCTGGATGTCTTGCGTGTCGAGCTTCGTCTTCCATCCTTGAAAAG GGTCAAGAAGAAGCAAGCAAGTTGTTCTGGCAATCCATCCACGGCTGAGGGACAAGGTGAATGCAAGCAG CAACCAACAGGGGCAGCCATGCAGTCAAAGGAGTTGCAACTGCTAGACCACAACAGTATGACAGCATGTGAG CACCAGAGCCATTTACTGTGA
- the LOC126522747 gene encoding uncharacterized protein isoform X3, whose protein sequence is MLFLVMSSGNRCAAVWCRRRSEPESGISFFRFPTNRKYANDWIEYANSPRLKDVTDEQLVKFRLCGRHFTPDMVLKPGPTSCGFRRRLKRCAVPTVPVYEPELRPFVPPKFYKGPVAQDGPHLSSASVPPHTISLPSLPPLKSSFPAASLSLASPPSPASPPSPAAPPSPAELPSLAESPSPAEPPSSAASLSPAITSSPFTPLTPKTVDFSDSSEVLSQRPLTGPEEVHEHEDKHFVDTTAPYDHYDHAYCKTVLYLEELVSASIAHSAICKQPGQCILQHGKTDPNGKPIKSQGTAQQHQVQAPRKRGRPPLLQKDQQCIYLTRHPSTGQVTAPLLRCQSQQSSDICNDSASKVPKELLPIDKKRRRRHYWVARSHLLRATSRYQRPARPVMTREKIASEAAKYVSKEFLDVLRVELRLPSLKRVKKKQASCSGNPSTAEGQGECKQVSIFSNQQGQPCSQRSCNC, encoded by the exons ATGTTATTTCTAGTAATGTCTTCGGGGAATAGATGCGCGGCGGTCTGGTGCCGAAGACGTTCGGAACCTGAAAGCGGCATTTCCTTCTTCAGGTTCCCTACAAACCGCAAGTA CGCCAATGACTGGATCGAATACGCAAACTCCCCGAGGCTCAAAGATGTTACAGACGAGCAACTGGTCAAGTTCAGGTTGTGTGGCCGTCATTTTACACCTGACATGGTCCTGAAACCAGGGCCGACATCGTGCGGCTTCAGGAGGAGGCTTAAAAGATGTGCAGTACCTACCGTTCCTGTGTACGAGCCGGAACTGAGACCATTTGTTCCACCAA AGTTCTATAAAGGACCAGTGGCACAAGATG GTCCACACTTGTCTTCAGCAAGTGTTCCACCCCACACAATCTCTTTACCTTCCTTACCTCCTCTCAAGTCGTCGTTCCCTGCTGCATCGCTATCCCTTGCCTCCCCTCCGTCCCCTGCTTCACCCCCGTCCCCTGCTGCACCTCCGTCCCCTGCTGAACTCCCATCGTTGGCTGAATCCCCATCCCCTGCTGAACCTCCATCCTCTGCTGCATCTTTGTCCCCTGCCATCACCTCTAGTCCATTCACACCTTTGACACCGAAGACTGTAGATTTCAGCGACTCTTCCGAGGTGCTCTCGCAGCGGCCATTGACAGGTCCAGAGGAAGTCCATG AACACGAAGACAAGCACTTCGTTGACACAACAGCGCCTTATGACCATTACGACCATGCATACTGCAAAA CTGTCCTGTATTTGGAGGAACTAGTGTCTGCTTCAATTGCACACTCAGCCATTTGCAAACAGCCCGGACAGTGTATACTACAGCATGGCAAGACGGATCCTAACG GCAAACCAATCAAAAGTCAGGGGACCGCACAGCAGCATCAGGTTCAAGCGCCCAGAAAGCGTGGTCGCCCCCCTTTGCTTCAAAAAGACCAGCAGTGCATATATTTGACCAGGCATCCCAGTACTGGGCAAGTGACTGCTCCCCTACTCCGTTGCCAATCCCAGCAGTCATCGGACATTTGTAACGACTCTGCAAGTAAGGTGCCCAAGGAGCTACTGCCAATTGATAAAAAAAGGAGGAGGCGCCATTATTGGGTAGCGAGGTCTCATCTTCTACGTGCCACCTCAAGGTATCAGAGGCCAGCAAGACCTGTCATGACCCGTGAAAAAATTGCGTCAGAAGCCGCCAAGTATGTCAGCAAAGAATTTCTGGATGTCTTGCGTGTCGAGCTTCGTCTTCCATCCTTGAAAAG GGTCAAGAAGAAGCAAGCAAGTTGTTCTGGCAATCCATCCACGGCTGAGGGACAAGGTGAATGCAAGCAGGTATCAATCTTCAG CAACCAACAGGGGCAGCCATGCAGTCAAAGGAGTTGCAACTGCTAG